One segment of Plasmodium vivax chromosome 14, whole genome shotgun sequence DNA contains the following:
- a CDS encoding hypothetical protein (encoded by transcript PVX_101530A) has translation MESFMKYIKRGKITLFFFFMKIFLFFLLITAKNGSSSNVNKKSSGEENNTKQALGLRVSRTLAKDGANENAEEGLSEEEEEAVEEGEEEAVEEGEEEVVEEEGEEVVEGEEEEVVEGEEEVVEDEEVVEGEEYAEGEEPVEGEEYAEGEEPVEGEEPVEVEEYAEGEEPVEGEEYAEGEEPVEGEEVVEGEEVVEGEEVAEGEEVAEGEEVAEGEEAVEGEEVAEGEEVAEGEEVAEGEEAAEEGAAEEGATEEGATEEGATKEEATEKAAEGEETAESEKPAEEQPTTFVETVEKKVEPVSKPPFKPLFPVDEKYLETLEDIAQSFLKEFQEAEGKRKQKKVKKRAKKITKKLAKEYAKKFKSKKK, from the exons ATGGAAtcttttatgaaatatatcaaaagaggaaaaataactctttttttcttctttatgaaaatatttttgttctttctcCTAATTACCGCAAAAAATGGATCCAGTTCT AATGTAAATAAGAAATCCTCCGGTGAAGAAAATAACACTAAACAGGCATTAGGTTTAAGAGTGTCAAGAACATTAGCAAAGGATGGTGCAAATGAAAATGCTGAAGAAGGATTAtcagaagaagaggaagaagctgtagaagaaggagaagaagaagctgtagaagaaggagaagaagaagttgtagaagaagaaggagaagaagttgtagaaggagaagaagaagaagttgtagaaggagaagaagaagtcgtagaggatgaagaagttgtagaaggtgaagaatacgcagaaggtgaagaacctgtagaaggtgaagaatatgcagaaggtgaagaacctgtagaaggtgaagaaccTGTAGAAGTTGAAGAATATGCGGAAGGTGAAGAACCTGTAGAAGGTGAAGAATATgcagaaggtgaagaacctgtagaaggtgaagaagtcgttgaaggagaagaagtcgttgaaggagaagaagttgctgaaggagaagaagttgctgaaggagaagaagttgctgaaggagaagaagctgtagaaggtgaagaagttgctgaaggtgaagaagttgctgaaggagaagaagttgctgaaggagaagaagccgcTGAAGAAGGAGCCGCTGAAGAAGGAGCCACTGAAGAAGGAGCCACTGAAGAAGGAGCCACTAAAGAAGAAGCCACTGAAAAAGccgctgaaggagaagaaaccGCAGAAAGTGAAAAACCTGCAGAAGAACAACCAACAACATTCGTTGAAactgtagaaaaaaaagtagaacCAGTAAGCAAACCACCATTTAAACCACTTTTCCCAGTTgacgaaaaatatttagaaaCCTTAGAAGACATTGCTCAAtcgtttttaaaagaatttcaAGAGGCAGAAGGTAAACGTAAACaaaagaaagtaaaaaaaagagcaaagaaaattacgaaaaaacTTGCAAAAgaatacgcaaaaaaatttaaatccaaaaaaaaataa